The following are encoded in a window of Oncorhynchus keta strain PuntledgeMale-10-30-2019 chromosome 10, Oket_V2, whole genome shotgun sequence genomic DNA:
- the avpi1 gene encoding uncharacterized protein avpi1, which produces MEDPEPPSVEEGPSLLWQPEKRRSRKSGCSNIFAGVNLRQLRRLFHVAGDRDPEQRARLVWGREERDRGREGGEEEEEEEEGEMDAGLAQALVGFRVRARSRSGIRTEGHREPKLLKAFGHLRIKEGLDHPEDNEEEDPSNIGELDPLPGGSTGAEGGAPSTDAQRPSERPHLERLGAATRQEGTRDPERYLHRILH; this is translated from the exons ATGGAGGACCCGGAACCCCCCTCTGTGGAGGAAGGTCCGTCCCTGCTCTGGCAGCCTGAAAAGAGGCGAAGCAGGAAGTCGGGATGTTCCAACATCTTCGCGGGGGTAAATCTGCGTCAGCTAAGACGGCTGTTCCATGTGGCCGGGGACCGGGACCCAGAGCAGCGGGCAAGACTGGTGTGGGGCAGagaagagcgagacagagggagagagggaggagaggaagaggaggaggaggaggagggagagatggatgcaGGGCTGGCCCAGGCGTTGGTGGGGTTCAGGGTGAGAGCCAGAAGCAGGAGTGGTATCAGGACGGAGGGACACAGAGAACCCAAGTTGCTGAAAGCATTTGGACACCtcag gaTTAAGGAGGGTTTGGACCACCCTGAGGACAATGAAGAGGAGGACCCCAGTAATATTGGAGAGCTGGACCCCCTCCCTGGTGGGTCAACAGGTGCAGAAGGGGGCGCCCCGTCGACGGACGCACAGAGGCCCTCAGAGAGACCCCATCTGGAGAGGCTGGGGGCCGCGACGAGGCAGGAGGGAACCAGGGACCCAGAACGCTACCTCCATCGCATTCTACACTGA
- the pi4k2a gene encoding phosphatidylinositol 4-kinase type 2-alpha translates to MDETSPLVSPLRDSNDFGFCPTEPTSPRGGFGGTPGSVVRIPAGSPERSRERQPLLDRDRGGSPRDPHRNDFSEDPEFREIIRKAERAIDEGIYPERIYQGSSGSYFVKDSQGKIIGVFKPKNEEPYGQLNPKWTKWLQKLCCPCCFGRDCLVLNQGYLSEAGASLVDQKLELNIVPRTKVVYLASETFNYNAIDRVKSRGKRLALEKVPKVGQHFHRIGLPPKLGSFQIFVEGFKDADFWLRRFEADPLPENTNRQMQLQFERLVVLDYIIRNTDRGNDNWLLKYDCPMDQGNRDTDWVVVKDPIIQLAAIDNGLAFPLKHPDSWRAYPFYWAWLSQAKVPFSQEIRELVLPKLADPNFIKDLEEDLYELFKKDPGFDRGQFHRQIAVMRGQILNLSQALKNSKTPLQLVQMPPVIVETARAPQRANSESYTQSFQSRRPFFTRW, encoded by the exons ATGGACGAAACTAGTCCGTTGGTTTCCCCGCTACGGGACTCCAACGACTTCGGCTTCTGCCCCACCGAGCCCACCAGTCCCCGGGGCGGATTTGGAGGCACGCCGGGCTCGGTGGTTCGCATCCCGGCCGGGAGTCCGGAGCGCAGCCGGGAGAGACAGCCGTTGTTGGACCGGGACCGAGGAGGTTCACCGCGGGATCCGCATAGAAACGACTTCTCGGAGGATCCCGAGTTTCGAGAGATCATCCGCAAGGCGGAACGCGCCATCGACGAAGGGATCTATCCGGAGAGAATCTACCAGGGATCCAGCGGCAGCTACTTTGTCAAAGATTCACAAGGG AAGATCATCGGTGTGTTCAAGCCTAAGAACGAGGAGCCTTATGGTCAGCTGAACCCAAAGTGGACCAAGTGGCtccagaagctgtgttgtccctgCTGTTTTGGACGGGACTGTCTAGTCCTGAATCAGGGTTATCTGTCTGAGGCTGGGGCCAGTCTGGTGGACCAGAAACTAGAGCTTAACATAGTACCCAGGACCAAG GTGGTGTACCTGGCCAGTGAGACGTTTAACTATAACGCTATAGACAGGGTCAAGTCCAGGGGTAAGAGGCTGGCTCTGGAGAAGGTACCCAAAGTGGGACAACACTTCCACAGGATCGGCCTGCCTCCCAAG ttGGGTTCGTTCCAGATCTTCGTTGAGGGCTTTAAGGATGCAGACTTCTGGCTGCGGAGGTTTGAGGCAGACCccttgccagagaacaccaacaGACAGATGCAACTACAGTTTGAGAGGCTGGTGGTCCTCGATTACATCATCAGGAACACCG ATCGGGGAAACGATAACTGGCTTCTAAAATATGACTGTCCCATGGACCAGGGAAACAGG gACACAGACTGGGTAGTAGTGAAGGATCCTATCATCCAACTAGCTGCTATAGACAACGGACTGGCCTTCCCTCTCAAACACCCCGACTCCTGGAGAGCCT ACCCGTTCTACTGGGCGTGGCTGTCCCAAGCCAAGGTTCCATTCTCCCAGGAGATAAGAGAGCTGGTTCTTCCCAAACTGGCTGATCCCAACTTTATCAAAGATCTGGAGGAAGACCTGTACGAACTGTttaag AAAGACCCAGGCTTCGACAGAGGGCAGTTCCACAGGCAGATAGCTGTTATGAGAGGACAG ATCCTGAACCTCAGCCAGGCTCTGAAGAACAGTAAGACCCCCCTCCAGCTGGTCCAGATGCCTCCAGTTATAGTAGAAACAGCCAGAGCACCACAGAGGGCCAACAGTGAGTCTTACACACAGAGCTTCCAGAGCAGGAGACCCTTCTTCACCcggtggtag
- the cdc25d gene encoding cell division cycle 25 homolog d isoform X6 encodes MKHLCCDGRMETHNIIIITQNRRRGMETFNVLGNEISPGDALPGQSHNEPVWSLSPSPGTGPSPVSELSFSLNSLRCHDGADTPRRKLRLTPELVTPSPPGPTPGSTCGRGLAPQGGETPTGNVLTDSGNRRRGERFLSPACSAPKMKRLRVKLSTRFCSAAVQRPDPGVRGLRCQGQSSPPGGGALRVRQGDVELPDVEALLSVRRVRARRRHFPPSSLLGSTMEDHTLTGDYSKPLLLPVERVEHQDLHCISAQTYNDPTHLQLCTGYLTKKESNGVLWELLQDCWKSIPGGRQPPHRGSDPGGFTPDSCPLPALLLGQSSHQPPWTGSRSRRQWYFHGWSVTEVQLTVTFTRKWYHATRTGVTHGGVIATETDCVPLRVLVREGPTSMSLPERAGQSAPCLPLPSALLP; translated from the exons ATGAAACATCTCTGCTGTGATGGTAGGATGGAGACCCATAACATAATCATCATCACACAG AATAGGCGACGAGGAATGGAGACATTCAATGTACTTGGGAATGAAATCTCTCCGGGAGACGCACTACCGGGTCAGTCACACAACGAGCCCGTTTGGAGCTTGTCACCTTCACCGGGCACCGGACCCTCACCTGTATCCGAGCTCTCCTTCAGCCTAAATAGTCTCCGATGCCACGACGGCGC CGACACCCCGCGCAGAAAGCTGCGACTGACGCCGGAGCTAGTGACTCCCAGTCCCCCTGGGCCCACGCCGGGTTCGACTTGTGGCAGAGGGCTTGCCCCCCAGGGAGGCGAGACGCCGACAG GTAATGTCCTAACAGACTCCGGGAacaggagaaggggagagag GTTTCTCTCCCCTGCATGTTCTGCTCCTAAAATG AAGCGTCTGCGTGTGAAGCTGTCGACCCGGTTCTGCAGCGCTGCAGTTCAGAGGCCAGACCCAGGGGTCAGGGGTCTCAGATGTCAAGGTCAGAGTTCCCCGCCAGGAGGCGGAGCCTTGCGTGTCCGTCAGGGTGACGTGGAGCTGCCAGATGTTGAG GCATTGCTCTCTGTACGGCGGGTCAGGGCCAGGAGGCGGCATTTCCCTCCCAGTAGCCTCCTGGGTTCTACCATGGAGGACCACACCCTGACAGGAGATTACAGCAAG ccACTACTGTTACCAGTAGAGAGAGTGGAACACCAGGATCTTCACTGCATCTCAGCCCAAACA tacaatgacccaacacatctccagctgtgtacgggctatttgaccaaaaaggagagtaatggagtgctgtgggaactccttcaagactgttggaaaagcattccag GGGGCAGACAACCTCCACACCGAGGCTCAGATCCAGGGGGCTTTACTCCAGATTCCTGCCCTCTACCAGCTCTCCTCCTGGGGCAGAGCTCCCACCAGCCCCCCTGGACAGGCTCCAGATCCAGGCGTCAGTGGTACTTCCATGGGTGGAGTGTTACAGAGGTCCAGCTCACAGTCACATTCACCCGGAAGTGGTACCACGCCACCAGAACAGGGGTCACCCATGGAGGGGTCATCGCCACGGAAACTGATTGTGTTCCACTGCGAGTTCTCGTCAGAGAGGGGCCCACGTCT ATGTCAttacctgagagagctggacagAGCGCTCCATGCCTCCCTCTACCCTCAGCTCTTCTACCCTGA
- the cdc25d gene encoding cell division cycle 25 homolog d isoform X2 encodes MKHLCCDGRMETHNIIIITQNRRRGMETFNVLGNEISPGDALPGQSHNEPVWSLSPSPGTGPSPVSELSFSLNSLRCHDGADTPRRKLRLTPELVTPSPPGPTPGSTCGRGLAPQGGETPTGNVLTDSGNRRRGERFLSPACSAPKMKRLRVKLSTRFCSAAVQRPDPGVRGLRCQGQSSPPGGGALRVRQGDVELPDVEALLSVRRVRARRRHFPPSSLLGSTMEDHTLTGDYSKPLLLPVERVEHQDLHCISAQTVASLLRGQYSGTVGDFLIIDCRYPYEYHGGHIRGADNLHTEAQIQGALLQIPALYQLSSWGRAPTSPPGQAPDPGVSGTSMGGVLQRSSSQSHSPGSGTTPPEQGSPMEGSSPRKLIVFHCEFSSERGPRLCHYLRELDRALHASLYPQLFYPELYLLEGGYRHFYSCYPELCEPRGYVPMLHREYREQLGRFRRKTKSRLHRRLPLYKTQ; translated from the exons ATGAAACATCTCTGCTGTGATGGTAGGATGGAGACCCATAACATAATCATCATCACACAG AATAGGCGACGAGGAATGGAGACATTCAATGTACTTGGGAATGAAATCTCTCCGGGAGACGCACTACCGGGTCAGTCACACAACGAGCCCGTTTGGAGCTTGTCACCTTCACCGGGCACCGGACCCTCACCTGTATCCGAGCTCTCCTTCAGCCTAAATAGTCTCCGATGCCACGACGGCGC CGACACCCCGCGCAGAAAGCTGCGACTGACGCCGGAGCTAGTGACTCCCAGTCCCCCTGGGCCCACGCCGGGTTCGACTTGTGGCAGAGGGCTTGCCCCCCAGGGAGGCGAGACGCCGACAG GTAATGTCCTAACAGACTCCGGGAacaggagaaggggagagag GTTTCTCTCCCCTGCATGTTCTGCTCCTAAAATG AAGCGTCTGCGTGTGAAGCTGTCGACCCGGTTCTGCAGCGCTGCAGTTCAGAGGCCAGACCCAGGGGTCAGGGGTCTCAGATGTCAAGGTCAGAGTTCCCCGCCAGGAGGCGGAGCCTTGCGTGTCCGTCAGGGTGACGTGGAGCTGCCAGATGTTGAG GCATTGCTCTCTGTACGGCGGGTCAGGGCCAGGAGGCGGCATTTCCCTCCCAGTAGCCTCCTGGGTTCTACCATGGAGGACCACACCCTGACAGGAGATTACAGCAAG ccACTACTGTTACCAGTAGAGAGAGTGGAACACCAGGATCTTCACTGCATCTCAGCCCAAACA GTGGCGTCTCTGCTAAGAGGACAGTACAGTGGTACAGTGGGAGACTTCCTCATCATAGACTGTCGCTACCCTTATGAGTACCACGGTGGACACATCAGG GGGGCAGACAACCTCCACACCGAGGCTCAGATCCAGGGGGCTTTACTCCAGATTCCTGCCCTCTACCAGCTCTCCTCCTGGGGCAGAGCTCCCACCAGCCCCCCTGGACAGGCTCCAGATCCAGGCGTCAGTGGTACTTCCATGGGTGGAGTGTTACAGAGGTCCAGCTCACAGTCACATTCACCCGGAAGTGGTACCACGCCACCAGAACAGGGGTCACCCATGGAGGGGTCATCGCCACGGAAACTGATTGTGTTCCACTGCGAGTTCTCGTCAGAGAGGGGCCCACGTCT ATGTCAttacctgagagagctggacagAGCGCTCCATGCCTCCCTCTACCCTCAGCTCTTCTACCCTGAGCTGTACCTGCTGGAGGGGGGCTACAGACACTTCTACTCCTGCTACCCG GAGCTGTGTGAGCCGCGTGGCTATGTTCCCATGCTCCACAGGGAGTACAGAGAGCAGCTGGGACGATTCAGACGGAAGACCAAGTCACGACTCCACAGGAGACTGCCGCTCTACAAGACTCAATGA
- the cdc25d gene encoding cell division cycle 25 homolog d isoform X1 — protein MKHLCCDGRMETHNIIIITQNRRRGMETFNVLGNEISPGDALPGQSHNEPVWSLSPSPGTGPSPVSELSFSLNSLRCHDGADTPRRKLRLTPELVTPSPPGPTPGSTCGRGLAPQGGETPTGNVLTDSGNRRRGERFLSPACSAPKMKRLRVKLSTRFCSAAVQRPDPGVRGLRCQGQSSPPGGGALRVRQGDVELPDVEALLSVRRVRARRRHFPPSSLLGSTMEDHTLTGDYSKPLLLPVERVEHQDLHCISAQTVVTVAVVNWRCISPDGLQVASLLRGQYSGTVGDFLIIDCRYPYEYHGGHIRGADNLHTEAQIQGALLQIPALYQLSSWGRAPTSPPGQAPDPGVSGTSMGGVLQRSSSQSHSPGSGTTPPEQGSPMEGSSPRKLIVFHCEFSSERGPRLCHYLRELDRALHASLYPQLFYPELYLLEGGYRHFYSCYPELCEPRGYVPMLHREYREQLGRFRRKTKSRLHRRLPLYKTQ, from the exons ATGAAACATCTCTGCTGTGATGGTAGGATGGAGACCCATAACATAATCATCATCACACAG AATAGGCGACGAGGAATGGAGACATTCAATGTACTTGGGAATGAAATCTCTCCGGGAGACGCACTACCGGGTCAGTCACACAACGAGCCCGTTTGGAGCTTGTCACCTTCACCGGGCACCGGACCCTCACCTGTATCCGAGCTCTCCTTCAGCCTAAATAGTCTCCGATGCCACGACGGCGC CGACACCCCGCGCAGAAAGCTGCGACTGACGCCGGAGCTAGTGACTCCCAGTCCCCCTGGGCCCACGCCGGGTTCGACTTGTGGCAGAGGGCTTGCCCCCCAGGGAGGCGAGACGCCGACAG GTAATGTCCTAACAGACTCCGGGAacaggagaaggggagagag GTTTCTCTCCCCTGCATGTTCTGCTCCTAAAATG AAGCGTCTGCGTGTGAAGCTGTCGACCCGGTTCTGCAGCGCTGCAGTTCAGAGGCCAGACCCAGGGGTCAGGGGTCTCAGATGTCAAGGTCAGAGTTCCCCGCCAGGAGGCGGAGCCTTGCGTGTCCGTCAGGGTGACGTGGAGCTGCCAGATGTTGAG GCATTGCTCTCTGTACGGCGGGTCAGGGCCAGGAGGCGGCATTTCCCTCCCAGTAGCCTCCTGGGTTCTACCATGGAGGACCACACCCTGACAGGAGATTACAGCAAG ccACTACTGTTACCAGTAGAGAGAGTGGAACACCAGGATCTTCACTGCATCTCAGCCCAAACA GTTGTTACCGTTGCTGTGGTAAACTGGAGGTGCATTTCTCCTGATGGCCTGCAGGTGGCGTCTCTGCTAAGAGGACAGTACAGTGGTACAGTGGGAGACTTCCTCATCATAGACTGTCGCTACCCTTATGAGTACCACGGTGGACACATCAGG GGGGCAGACAACCTCCACACCGAGGCTCAGATCCAGGGGGCTTTACTCCAGATTCCTGCCCTCTACCAGCTCTCCTCCTGGGGCAGAGCTCCCACCAGCCCCCCTGGACAGGCTCCAGATCCAGGCGTCAGTGGTACTTCCATGGGTGGAGTGTTACAGAGGTCCAGCTCACAGTCACATTCACCCGGAAGTGGTACCACGCCACCAGAACAGGGGTCACCCATGGAGGGGTCATCGCCACGGAAACTGATTGTGTTCCACTGCGAGTTCTCGTCAGAGAGGGGCCCACGTCT ATGTCAttacctgagagagctggacagAGCGCTCCATGCCTCCCTCTACCCTCAGCTCTTCTACCCTGAGCTGTACCTGCTGGAGGGGGGCTACAGACACTTCTACTCCTGCTACCCG GAGCTGTGTGAGCCGCGTGGCTATGTTCCCATGCTCCACAGGGAGTACAGAGAGCAGCTGGGACGATTCAGACGGAAGACCAAGTCACGACTCCACAGGAGACTGCCGCTCTACAAGACTCAATGA
- the cdc25d gene encoding cell division cycle 25 homolog d isoform X5, whose product MKHLCCDGRMETHNIIIITQNRRRGMETFNVLGNEISPGDALPGQSHNEPVWSLSPSPGTGPSPVSELSFSLNSLRCHDGADTPRRKLRLTPELVTPSPPGPTPGSTCGRGLAPQGGETPTGNVLTDSGNRRRGERFLSPACSAPKMKRLRVKLSTRFCSAAVQRPDPGVRGLRCQGQSSPPGGGALRVRQGDVELPDVEALLSVRRVRARRRHFPPSSLLGSTMEDHTLTGDYSKPLLLPVERVEHQDLHCISAQTVVTVAVVNWRCISPDGLQVASLLRGQYSGTVGDFLIIDCRYPYEYHGGHIRGADNLHTEAQIQGALLQIPALYQLSSWGRAPTSPPGQAPDPGVSGTSMGGVLQRSSSQSHSPGSGTTPPEQGSPMEGSSPRKLIVFHCEFSSERGPRLCHYLRELDRALHASLYPQLFYPELYLLEGGYRHFYSCYPSFNLSACLSVCLSVCL is encoded by the exons ATGAAACATCTCTGCTGTGATGGTAGGATGGAGACCCATAACATAATCATCATCACACAG AATAGGCGACGAGGAATGGAGACATTCAATGTACTTGGGAATGAAATCTCTCCGGGAGACGCACTACCGGGTCAGTCACACAACGAGCCCGTTTGGAGCTTGTCACCTTCACCGGGCACCGGACCCTCACCTGTATCCGAGCTCTCCTTCAGCCTAAATAGTCTCCGATGCCACGACGGCGC CGACACCCCGCGCAGAAAGCTGCGACTGACGCCGGAGCTAGTGACTCCCAGTCCCCCTGGGCCCACGCCGGGTTCGACTTGTGGCAGAGGGCTTGCCCCCCAGGGAGGCGAGACGCCGACAG GTAATGTCCTAACAGACTCCGGGAacaggagaaggggagagag GTTTCTCTCCCCTGCATGTTCTGCTCCTAAAATG AAGCGTCTGCGTGTGAAGCTGTCGACCCGGTTCTGCAGCGCTGCAGTTCAGAGGCCAGACCCAGGGGTCAGGGGTCTCAGATGTCAAGGTCAGAGTTCCCCGCCAGGAGGCGGAGCCTTGCGTGTCCGTCAGGGTGACGTGGAGCTGCCAGATGTTGAG GCATTGCTCTCTGTACGGCGGGTCAGGGCCAGGAGGCGGCATTTCCCTCCCAGTAGCCTCCTGGGTTCTACCATGGAGGACCACACCCTGACAGGAGATTACAGCAAG ccACTACTGTTACCAGTAGAGAGAGTGGAACACCAGGATCTTCACTGCATCTCAGCCCAAACA GTTGTTACCGTTGCTGTGGTAAACTGGAGGTGCATTTCTCCTGATGGCCTGCAGGTGGCGTCTCTGCTAAGAGGACAGTACAGTGGTACAGTGGGAGACTTCCTCATCATAGACTGTCGCTACCCTTATGAGTACCACGGTGGACACATCAGG GGGGCAGACAACCTCCACACCGAGGCTCAGATCCAGGGGGCTTTACTCCAGATTCCTGCCCTCTACCAGCTCTCCTCCTGGGGCAGAGCTCCCACCAGCCCCCCTGGACAGGCTCCAGATCCAGGCGTCAGTGGTACTTCCATGGGTGGAGTGTTACAGAGGTCCAGCTCACAGTCACATTCACCCGGAAGTGGTACCACGCCACCAGAACAGGGGTCACCCATGGAGGGGTCATCGCCACGGAAACTGATTGTGTTCCACTGCGAGTTCTCGTCAGAGAGGGGCCCACGTCT ATGTCAttacctgagagagctggacagAGCGCTCCATGCCTCCCTCTACCCTCAGCTCTTCTACCCTGAGCTGTACCTGCTGGAGGGGGGCTACAGACACTTCTACTCCTGCTACCCG tctttcaatctgtctgcctgtctgtctgtctgtctgtctgtctgtttgtaa
- the cdc25d gene encoding cell division cycle 25 homolog d isoform X3 → MKHLCCDGRMETHNIIIITQNRRRGMETFNVLGNEISPGDALPGQSHNEPVWSLSPSPGTGPSPVSELSFSLNSLRCHDGADTPRRKLRLTPELVTPSPPGPTPGSTCGRGLAPQGGETPTGNVLTDSGNRRRGERFLSPACSAPKMKRLRVKLSTRFCSAAVQRPDPGVRGLRCQGQSSPPGGGALRVRQGDVELPDVEALLSVRRVRARRRHFPPSSLLGSTMEDHTLTGDYSKPLLLPVERVEHQDLHCISAQTVVTVAVVNWRCISPDGLQVASLLRGQYSGTVGDFLIIDCRYPYEYHGGHIRGADNLHTEAQIQGALLQIPALYQLSSWGRAPTSPPGQAPDPGVSGTSMGGVLQRSSSQSHSPGSGTTPPEQGSPMEGSSPRKLIVFHCEFSSERGPRLCHYLRELDRALHASLYPQLFYPELYLLEGGYRHFYSCYPSFNLSACLSVCLSIYLPF, encoded by the exons ATGAAACATCTCTGCTGTGATGGTAGGATGGAGACCCATAACATAATCATCATCACACAG AATAGGCGACGAGGAATGGAGACATTCAATGTACTTGGGAATGAAATCTCTCCGGGAGACGCACTACCGGGTCAGTCACACAACGAGCCCGTTTGGAGCTTGTCACCTTCACCGGGCACCGGACCCTCACCTGTATCCGAGCTCTCCTTCAGCCTAAATAGTCTCCGATGCCACGACGGCGC CGACACCCCGCGCAGAAAGCTGCGACTGACGCCGGAGCTAGTGACTCCCAGTCCCCCTGGGCCCACGCCGGGTTCGACTTGTGGCAGAGGGCTTGCCCCCCAGGGAGGCGAGACGCCGACAG GTAATGTCCTAACAGACTCCGGGAacaggagaaggggagagag GTTTCTCTCCCCTGCATGTTCTGCTCCTAAAATG AAGCGTCTGCGTGTGAAGCTGTCGACCCGGTTCTGCAGCGCTGCAGTTCAGAGGCCAGACCCAGGGGTCAGGGGTCTCAGATGTCAAGGTCAGAGTTCCCCGCCAGGAGGCGGAGCCTTGCGTGTCCGTCAGGGTGACGTGGAGCTGCCAGATGTTGAG GCATTGCTCTCTGTACGGCGGGTCAGGGCCAGGAGGCGGCATTTCCCTCCCAGTAGCCTCCTGGGTTCTACCATGGAGGACCACACCCTGACAGGAGATTACAGCAAG ccACTACTGTTACCAGTAGAGAGAGTGGAACACCAGGATCTTCACTGCATCTCAGCCCAAACA GTTGTTACCGTTGCTGTGGTAAACTGGAGGTGCATTTCTCCTGATGGCCTGCAGGTGGCGTCTCTGCTAAGAGGACAGTACAGTGGTACAGTGGGAGACTTCCTCATCATAGACTGTCGCTACCCTTATGAGTACCACGGTGGACACATCAGG GGGGCAGACAACCTCCACACCGAGGCTCAGATCCAGGGGGCTTTACTCCAGATTCCTGCCCTCTACCAGCTCTCCTCCTGGGGCAGAGCTCCCACCAGCCCCCCTGGACAGGCTCCAGATCCAGGCGTCAGTGGTACTTCCATGGGTGGAGTGTTACAGAGGTCCAGCTCACAGTCACATTCACCCGGAAGTGGTACCACGCCACCAGAACAGGGGTCACCCATGGAGGGGTCATCGCCACGGAAACTGATTGTGTTCCACTGCGAGTTCTCGTCAGAGAGGGGCCCACGTCT ATGTCAttacctgagagagctggacagAGCGCTCCATGCCTCCCTCTACCCTCAGCTCTTCTACCCTGAGCTGTACCTGCTGGAGGGGGGCTACAGACACTTCTACTCCTGCTACCCG TCTTTCAATCTGTCTGCctgcttgtctgtctgcctgtctatttaTCTGCCTTTCTAG
- the cdc25d gene encoding cell division cycle 25 homolog d isoform X4, with protein METFNVLGNEISPGDALPGQSHNEPVWSLSPSPGTGPSPVSELSFSLNSLRCHDGADTPRRKLRLTPELVTPSPPGPTPGSTCGRGLAPQGGETPTGNVLTDSGNRRRGERFLSPACSAPKMKRLRVKLSTRFCSAAVQRPDPGVRGLRCQGQSSPPGGGALRVRQGDVELPDVEALLSVRRVRARRRHFPPSSLLGSTMEDHTLTGDYSKPLLLPVERVEHQDLHCISAQTVVTVAVVNWRCISPDGLQVASLLRGQYSGTVGDFLIIDCRYPYEYHGGHIRGADNLHTEAQIQGALLQIPALYQLSSWGRAPTSPPGQAPDPGVSGTSMGGVLQRSSSQSHSPGSGTTPPEQGSPMEGSSPRKLIVFHCEFSSERGPRLCHYLRELDRALHASLYPQLFYPELYLLEGGYRHFYSCYPELCEPRGYVPMLHREYREQLGRFRRKTKSRLHRRLPLYKTQ; from the exons ATGGAGACATTCAATGTACTTGGGAATGAAATCTCTCCGGGAGACGCACTACCGGGTCAGTCACACAACGAGCCCGTTTGGAGCTTGTCACCTTCACCGGGCACCGGACCCTCACCTGTATCCGAGCTCTCCTTCAGCCTAAATAGTCTCCGATGCCACGACGGCGC CGACACCCCGCGCAGAAAGCTGCGACTGACGCCGGAGCTAGTGACTCCCAGTCCCCCTGGGCCCACGCCGGGTTCGACTTGTGGCAGAGGGCTTGCCCCCCAGGGAGGCGAGACGCCGACAG GTAATGTCCTAACAGACTCCGGGAacaggagaaggggagagag GTTTCTCTCCCCTGCATGTTCTGCTCCTAAAATG AAGCGTCTGCGTGTGAAGCTGTCGACCCGGTTCTGCAGCGCTGCAGTTCAGAGGCCAGACCCAGGGGTCAGGGGTCTCAGATGTCAAGGTCAGAGTTCCCCGCCAGGAGGCGGAGCCTTGCGTGTCCGTCAGGGTGACGTGGAGCTGCCAGATGTTGAG GCATTGCTCTCTGTACGGCGGGTCAGGGCCAGGAGGCGGCATTTCCCTCCCAGTAGCCTCCTGGGTTCTACCATGGAGGACCACACCCTGACAGGAGATTACAGCAAG ccACTACTGTTACCAGTAGAGAGAGTGGAACACCAGGATCTTCACTGCATCTCAGCCCAAACA GTTGTTACCGTTGCTGTGGTAAACTGGAGGTGCATTTCTCCTGATGGCCTGCAGGTGGCGTCTCTGCTAAGAGGACAGTACAGTGGTACAGTGGGAGACTTCCTCATCATAGACTGTCGCTACCCTTATGAGTACCACGGTGGACACATCAGG GGGGCAGACAACCTCCACACCGAGGCTCAGATCCAGGGGGCTTTACTCCAGATTCCTGCCCTCTACCAGCTCTCCTCCTGGGGCAGAGCTCCCACCAGCCCCCCTGGACAGGCTCCAGATCCAGGCGTCAGTGGTACTTCCATGGGTGGAGTGTTACAGAGGTCCAGCTCACAGTCACATTCACCCGGAAGTGGTACCACGCCACCAGAACAGGGGTCACCCATGGAGGGGTCATCGCCACGGAAACTGATTGTGTTCCACTGCGAGTTCTCGTCAGAGAGGGGCCCACGTCT ATGTCAttacctgagagagctggacagAGCGCTCCATGCCTCCCTCTACCCTCAGCTCTTCTACCCTGAGCTGTACCTGCTGGAGGGGGGCTACAGACACTTCTACTCCTGCTACCCG GAGCTGTGTGAGCCGCGTGGCTATGTTCCCATGCTCCACAGGGAGTACAGAGAGCAGCTGGGACGATTCAGACGGAAGACCAAGTCACGACTCCACAGGAGACTGCCGCTCTACAAGACTCAATGA